One window of Triplophysa dalaica isolate WHDGS20190420 unplaced genomic scaffold, ASM1584641v1 Contig11, whole genome shotgun sequence genomic DNA carries:
- the LOC130417066 gene encoding nuclear pore complex protein Nup50-like, translating to MAKRIADKELTDRNWDQEDEGEEAGMFSLASQDVMKNRAIKKAKRRTAGAEGESGGAFKTFKGFALSTSSGTASFPSFGNGAGFKSLSGLTNGSVAPVAPSFTGFNSSMPANTNSGLLTFKSSVPSKPTDSDVTSNGSTSDSSRSKEYNRQLTALNCSVRDWITKHVNDNPLCDLNPIFRDYERHLASIEKKYGSGASDVTGEQKSGAAPSVSVTGAGASGSGAAPSLFSFQGKDTAAAEKPAAPVNISFNFGKKVDSSVLSTLGSGGAPSFSFSTSSGMSAFGAAAPAVSISVGAQGNSQTADENEEESDEPPVPVVKDIKEKDAFYSKKCKLFYKKDGEFKEKGVGTLHLKMVSESKLQLLVRADTNLGNILLNIMVSSSMPCSRTGKNNVMVVCMPNPPLDKNPSTPVPVLIRVKTAEDADELHQILQEKKA from the exons ATGGCTAAGCGGATTGCTGATAAGGAGTTGACGGACAGAAACTGGGATCAGGAAGATGAAGGAGAGGAG GCAGGAATGTTTTCTCTCGCGAGTCAAGATGTGATGAAGAACCGTGCCATCAAGAAAGCCAAGCGTCGTACAGCAGGCGCAGAG GGAGAGAGCGGAGGAGCTTTTAAAACCTTCAAGGGTTTCGCGCTCAGCACTTCAAGCGGGACGGCATCATTCCCGAGCTTTGGTAACGGCGCTGGCTTTAAGTCTTTGTCCGGCCTGACCAATGGCAGTGTGGCACCGGTCGCGCCATCTTTCACAGGCTTCAACTCATCCATGCCGGCTAACACCAACAGCG GTCTCTTAACGTTCAAAAGCTCCGTCCCGTCCAAACCCACAGACAGCGATGTCACCTCCAACGGCTCCACCTCCGACAGCAGCAGGAGTAAAGAGTACAATCGGCAGCTCACAGCGCTCAACTGCTCCGTGCGCGACTGGATCACCAAACACGTCAACGACAACCCCCTGTGTGACCTCAACCCTATCTTCCGCGACTACGAGCGGCACCTGGCAAGCATTGAGAAGAAATACGGCAGCGGGGCGTCAGACGTCACTGGAGAACAGAAGAGCGGTGCGGCACCGTCCGTCTCGGTCACAGGCGCGGGGGCATCCGGCAGCGGCGCGGCACCCTCACTCTTCTCGTTTCAAGGGAAAGACACGGCAGCCGCAGAAAAACCAGCAGCTCCCGTCAACATCTCCTTTAACTTCGGCAAGAAGGTGGACAGCTCTGTTCTCAGCACGCTCGGCTCCGGCGGAGCTCCGTCTTTCTCCTTCTCGACGTCGTCAGGGATGTCTGCGTTCGGAGCAGCTGCTCCTGCAGTTTCCATCTCCGTAGGTGCTCAAGGAAACAGCCAGACTGCAG ATGAAAATGAGGAAGAGTCGGACGAGCCTCCCGTTCCAGTAGTTAAAGATATCAAGGAGAAAGATGCCTTCTACTCCAAAAA GTGCAAGTTGTTTTATAAGAAGGATGGCGAGTTTAAAGAGAAGGGCGTTGGGACGCTGCATCTAAAGATGGTTTCCGAGAGCAAACTTCAGCTGTTGGTGCGCGCAGACACAAACTTGG GAAACATCTTGCTGAACATCATGGTGTCGTCCTCTATGCCCTGCTCACGAACTGGCAAAAACAACGTGATGGTGGTGTGCATGCCAAACCCTCCCTTGGATAAGAACCCCAGCACGCCCGTTCCGGTGCTCATACGGGTGAAAACGGCAGAGGATGCCGACGAGCTCCATCAGATCCTCCAGGAGAAGAAAGCTTGA